Genomic DNA from Perca fluviatilis chromosome 12, GENO_Pfluv_1.0, whole genome shotgun sequence:
ttaatatattaatattatatatatatatcaatatatattgAACTATTTCAGATAAAGATATATCCTACAATGTTATTTTAAAACGTGTGTTTGAAATATCCTCCAAGAAATCTCAggtggcaacatttttccaaaaTGCATTCACACCAGTTATGAAGATACAAGCAGGTATCCAGAGTGTTCCCTACATGTAAATACACTCAAGAGACGGACATGTTTACCTGGGAATGTCAATGAGGCAGTCCTCTTAGGATCTAAAGATCGAGGGACCTGTTAAGGAACACAGAAAAAAGACGATGCAACTAAAGTGTCTGTTACGTCAGGCGTGTGACACTGCAGAGATGTggcaataatataataaataaatctgtCACTGAAACTCAGAGGGACTCTAAACAATATGAAAGAATGTACCTGGTTTGGTTTGAAAGGGCACGACATAGCCCTTGGTCTACCTGTTTCTTGAGCTCCAGGGCTGGTGTGAGTTGCTGTAGTTGATGACACAAGTAAACCAATAGTAATGCAAAGGTAGTTAAACAGCACATTTTCAAATTAGAAGGTAGTGAAATATGAATTATATGCACCAAGAGAGAAGTACTATTACAGCATCATCATGCTCGTCTCTGTCTCCCTCAGTCCCTCCTTCCCCCGCCTCCTCGGTctctatgtgcatgtgtgtgtctgtgtgtgtgtttgtgtgtgtgtgtgtgtgtgtgtgtgtgtgtgtgtgtgtgtgtgggtgtgtgcatgaACATGTACACGTTGAGGGACATGAATCTGTTAACACATTATGCGGACTGATCTCCCTTTTGAAGACAAAATGCAAGCCCCCACAACGTAAATGATTAAATTTTAGGGTTAAAACCTAAGACTTGGttaaaggttaaggttaggtcaAAAGAAAAAGGCAGTCTACATCCTGAGGGTGTAGCTTGTCGTGCACAGGCACAGGTTAAATAATATTAACTCCTCTAAATATAAAACATCCTTATAGAAATCTTAAAACAAGATTTTAAAAGGATGCCGGTTAGGCtttaggggtgggggaatgAAACAATGGTCCCAGCCTCTCCCCTTTCAGTATATTAGTCACATAGTCACTTACACTGCAGTGCTTTAAAGTGGTTGATCTTCTCATTCAACATGGGACAGACTGACTGAATTATGGTCTCCAGTAAATCTAGATTAGTGTCAGAGATGAGGTCCATGTGCTCCATCTCCAGAAAGACCTCCAGTGTAGACTGAAAAGTTAAGCGGATTTACAGTTCCAGTAATATGAGGCATACTTTATAGCAGAAGCAGAATTCAAAATTAGGTGTACACCCAATTTACataattacattttgaataattaacataaaaaaatattcataaaatgtcttttttcttAAAGATCATACATGTTTTCACAGTGtagtattatttattaaatataatttgtaaGTTTCTGACTATGACGCTACTTATCCCATCTAACTCGTGGGTTTTGAACATTGACACTGACTTACAACGTTGTCCTCCAGTCTTCTACGCGGAAGCTGTTTGTTTAACAAGAACTTCACACATTTCAAGTCACCAACAGTAATCTCCTCAGACAGGTTGTAAAGCAGCTCCCtggaattacagaaaaaaactatTACAAGTAAATAAGTTAGTTCAATGTGGTCAAAGGAGGCCTGGTGCTTGACTGGACATAGGTTAGTATGTCACTGTTCTGAGGTCAGTGAATACATTTAGCATTGATGTTGCATCGCTGTTTGGGATATGTTTCTCTTCAGAGCTAAATACTCTTTAACATGTAAATAGAACTTCAAATGTCAAGTTTGTGAATGTATAGAAATAGATTTTggaatgtttaaataaaatgagtGTTTAGCCTATTACATAAACAGTGAGGTTACTCCCAGACCAAACTCTTACTGAACCTTATTTGAATAGAGTCGATACATACTTGATCCATTTAATAAATTGTTGTATGTCAGATTTATCCATCCATATTTAGcaatgtatttttaaaagtgtttcTGTAAACTCATGcttaatgatttatttaaaaacaaacagtaaaagTAGGCAGTCCACCTGTAAGGAGAGATGAGGCTCCTGGTTGTAGCTGATAGGTCGGGGAGCTCCAGTTCTCGGATCAGGCGGGTGCGTTGGATGATGAGGAGAAGCTCAGTCAGTAGGTGTGGTCGCTCAGCAGAGAGGTGGTCTTGATCCGCCAGACGCAGGAAGAGGTCACTGGCCGACTCCACTAAGGTCGGGTTTCGGCCCAGGAGGTCAGTGCAAAGAAATGCTAAAGCTTTTACCTCGTCCTCACACAGGGCATTCCCTACATTTAAGAGGCACCTCTGGaaatccattttgtgtgctaaAAAATGATATATAAGATAGATTAACTCAGATGTCTCGTTTCTCTGCTGTGAGGTATTTACCTCTAGGCCTGACCATTAACAGTTTGTGGTAGCCTACATCATGGTAAACATTTTAGAGCCTATagcaaaaacaaatgtcatGAATTTCTCCAACAGTAGCATAATTACAGAAGCCTGACACACCACATGATATGGTAACGTGGGGGTTCGATATGTGGTGGTTTTATCACTCTAAATAAGAAGGAACAGCTGGATGGAGAAGGATAACTTTGTTAAGCAACACTTTACTGTTCTTCATCCTTCATCAGCTCCACCACAACAACACTTCCTCGTTTTTACTTAataccttgtgttgtcttcccgttgtCTTTCAGGGTcaaaattggagaaaaaaaaatcatggtcaataaacctatttTATATgacataatttattttgttaaaaaaagcagaatttatGGATTAGGCTATTTGGATGAAGAGTAAAGAttagaggatgttgagtggatcacagaaagtcaaagtttagtttcaggtttttgaaaccatttaaattattttttcaaatcctataaaaatgtaataaaacacccacaattcaatggaagtaatcattaatttgttaaaatgtatagGTTCCACACAACGTACATCCACGCATCCATGTAATtgttgggcaatttggttgaaagaaacccatatttctgttattaaaaacttttgaaaatgggtcaaatttgacccgaggacaacacaagagttAATCACATGTAGCCAGTGGTGtggtctacgtgatacgcaggtagtatacccactaagaaagctccaggatttccatatacccacttaaaaatgcccaatgataCGCTACAAcatatttccattttaattTGGATACATTtggaattgtcatctgtgttttccttcttcaCATCACTAAATGTTTGCATAAAAGTTTATCCGttaacaggaaatgaagtcgttgatgctcaaaacttccctgggggaggacacccagacccccccactATGATCATTTTCAGCTTGATTTCACCATTAGAGCAGTTGCGCAGTATTACCTGTCTGGAGACGAGTTCTCAGCAGGTCTGAGACATTGTCGTTTGGACCCGGTTTCTTTCAAAACAAGTCCACAGTTGGAAATCGAAATCGAAAGTAAAGTCTGTGCGCGCGGCCATGTTACATCAGTCTCGCGTGACTTACTTGCCcttattttcataaaaacatgCTTATTTAGATATAAGCATGGATGTAGGATATAAGTGGCAAAAGTGCTTCCTGACCGTTCTTGACAGGGCTTTAAGAAGGACACTTTCAGGTCATAAAAGCAGCCAAATGCAGGCCATGTCACAGTTTTGCCGCTAATTTATTGATTAGACGTAGACCTATAGgtaattttaattactttaaatTGGCCTACTGCTGGGTAGCTTACTTAAAATAATAGGCCTACATTAtgatttgttatttaatttatattttgtattaataaccAAAATAATTAGTAGCCTAACCAAAGCTGTCAAATAGGCCTACAGTAACTGTAGTGAAGTAAGAAGTAGCAACATTTACCTCACCATGTatagtagaagtataaagttgcataaaaagttattaaaaatagCCTATATACAACTTACAGCCATGATACATGAATTTATtctatttaaaataaacaaacacttcaccctacatcatcacataaaaacattttgattgGGACGTATCACATAGCCTATAGGAACATATGAtagcaaataaaacacaatacaaTTCAAATGTTTGATCACCATTTGGAATCAGTGTGAAAGGTGAAGTAAACTgcaggtaaccatagcaacaatACAGTTATTTATGCAGTGTTACCAGTTAACACTCATGGGTGAAGGATTAAACAAACTACTAACTTTTTAAATTAGATAACAATTTCCCTTTCTGTGGACTGTGATATAAAGTGATAATACACCTCAAGGTGTCttaatatcaataataatagcATCAGCTGAGGCCTCCACCATGTGCGTTATGTTTATTTATCAGGACACCTTATTGTGCATTACCACTTATAAAATATGTCTACAAAACTCATGCGAGCCACCAATACCCTTTAAGTAGGCCTAACTGTTAGTAGTTACTTTAAATATTTCATATACTATTTGTGGTAGTGTGTTTGCGATTTAGGTTTGGTCTTCAGGGTCTTGATGTGTCCTCTGGGCATCACTCTGACACTGAGCCACGCACGGGAGTTTGCTCCTGAACTGTTGAATCTGAAGGACTCtataaaggacacacacacacacacacacacacacacacacacacacacacacacacacacacacacacacacacacatacacacacacatacatacacacacacacacacacacacacacacgttaaggAGTAGGTTGAGTGATTGGGGCAAAACAAGCAAAGACCAGGGGGTATATTCATGTCTACCCTCAGAGGCGTaggctacttaagtaaaagtagtaataccaccATGCAAAATACTCTTTTTCAAGTGAAGTACCACAAGTAAAAGTAGTCATTAGGCAAAGTAGCCCATGCCAGCAGAAATGTAAAGTATTGGATTCTAATTATTGATGTAttaatactgtatgtacacttatatgttatatgtcactttactgttgcagctggtaaaggtaaTTCAACTACTTTGTAATGATAATAATTATAACTAGGCTACACCTCCTGGGTAGCTTGTCAATTGTCCCAcaagggatcaataaagtttaaTCTTAATCTATAATACATATAATGTGttgataatattttgtattaattatCTGActatgtaaagtaactagtctACTTAAGGTATTAGTTAAATATTATTCAagtcattatgcagaatgacaCATTTCTAAATAGCCACATACTATTGGATTATGATTATTGATGGTTTATTTAGACCTTCCGCTGCAAGGTCTAAATTATAACTTTTAAATGAATACCATTTTCATATTCCTATTGAAACACAAAATGTGATGTTAGGATGCTTCTAGAAGAGGCTAGAAGGTacaaattattgttattattacgtGAGAAATTATTGTTTAGTGATGTGCTATGAAGGAATAACATTTCTGAGACAGTAGATTTTTTTCTCCACACACTGATCATCCTGTAGTGATTCCCAACCAAGGGCACTTTTACCCCAGGGGGTACTTGAGGTAAACCTTGGGAGCCATAGTTAACATATACCTTAAAGTTTTACTGTGCACAAGCTGGAATTAAATTGTACCTTGAACCTTTAATCAAATACCAGATATTTTCAAAGAGAGTTCTTAATCTTTTGTACTGATGATAACCGGGAGAGTTTCATGCTGATCCAAGCAGTAAAACATTGTCTATGGGAAATATGAACAAGGGGCATGGGAACAGGGGTGTAGTACAAAATTCTGTACAAAGGCAAAACAAGCAAAGACCAGGGGGTATATTCATGTCTACCCTCAGAGGCGTaggctacttaagtaaaagtagtaataccaccATGCAAAATACTCTTTTTCAAGTGAAGTACCACAAGTAAAAGTAGTCATTAGGCAAAGTAGCCCATGCCAGCAGAAATGTAAAGTATTGGATTCTAATTATTGATGTAttaatactgtatgtacacttatatgttatatgtcactttactgttgcagctggtaaaggtaaTTCAACTACTTTGTAATGATAATAATTATAACTAGGCTACACCTCCTGGGTAGCTTGTCAATTGTCCCAcaagggatcaataaagtttaaTCTTAATCTATAATACATATAATGTGttgataatattttgtattaattatCTGActatgtaaagtaactagtctACTTAAGGTATTAGTTAAATATTATTCAagtcattatgcagaatgacaCATTTCTAAATAGCCACATACTATTGGATTATGATTATTGATGGTTTATTGTGTATAAACATATCACCAATTTGCAGCTGATAAAGAAAGTTGGGTCCAACTAACTACTTTAACTACTTAAACTACTGCTGGATGGCTTATTCTATAATAATAGATCatcatttattagttgattaatAATTTGTATtcataatctgaatctgcaaagtaacacATAGCCTATTTTAAGATGTCAAAtgaagtggagtagaagtaggctgtaaagtagcataaaatgggctaaataataataaataacctaataaagacattttagaaaaatagaCAGCAGTGATATGAGACGTGATATATGAGCTATAACTAGTCCCATATTAAGATGAATACCATGGACTTACTGTCAGTGATGAGGGAGTGTAAAGCGGTGATGTGTCTCCGCCCCATGCCGTGACTCCTGGACAGCACGCAGTCTAGATAGAGGTCCCAGAAGACCCGGGCCAGGTCCCAGAACAGCGCCGTGTGTTTGCCGTTGTCTGACGACCTGAGGAACACCATCAGGTCCCAGAAAGCGGGCACCGTGTCAGCGATCCTCGGGGAGCGCATCTCCAGCAGCAGAGCCGAGGAGGAGTCCCAGCACTGCGGGTTCGACCGGTGGGCCGTCAGGGGGTCGACGTGAGCCGGCTTCTGGCCCTGCAGCGGTACGGCACACATGCAGCTCAGCACAAACACTGTGGCCACAGCTATGTTCAGGAGCACTGGGACCATCTGCAGAGGACGCAACACAGGCCAGCTGTTTCTATTGATTATCAGTAAAGTTAACTAACAATAGGCCTACCGATTAAGCCACATTATTAATTTAGCTATTTAGTAACACCTAAAAACACGCACATTTCTCTAAAAAACTTGTTTTTAAGGTAGCCTATAACCTTTAAGATTATGCCATGTGGGTGCTATGAATTTCAAAAGGCTACGTCTGCAACATACAACATTGGCCTATATTTTAGTCCGTGCATTAGAGGTCCAACAATTTTAATTACAGGCTAATAATTCGCCCTATGCAATCCACAGTGTTACAATAAGCATCTGTTCTGAGG
This window encodes:
- the LOC120569736 gene encoding protein FAM237A-like, whose translation is MVPVLLNIAVATVFVLSCMCAVPLQGQKPAHVDPLTAHRSNPQCWDSSSALLLEMRSPRIADTVPAFWDLMVFLRSSDNGKHTALFWDLARVFWDLYLDCVLSRSHGMGRRHITALHSLITDKSFRFNSSGANSRAWLSVRVMPRGHIKTLKTKPKSQTHYHK